A single Dermacentor variabilis isolate Ectoservices chromosome 9, ASM5094787v1, whole genome shotgun sequence DNA region contains:
- the LOC142592603 gene encoding uncharacterized protein LOC142592603 isoform X1, protein MLYCSAFVMGVGILLHLQLINFFFSKLQGLGLEPAARDQPMVRGIDLHSLPVYLPSTDLEEQDALSSVPVINAASARLSETAGPPTLPQRPRLSMGAGAGSPSGALRHQCRFCPYATRHRGSLVLHERVHTGERPFRCHLCSRGFAHRSHVVRHLRTHTGERPFRCPLCPAAFSQRSNVKVHLRSHGLDVGSNRQTQLADTNGATQQAPTLHL, encoded by the exons ATGCTATATTGCTCAGCTTTTGTGATGGGGGTTGGCATACTCCTGCATTTGCAacttataaacttttttttttccaaacttCAAGGATTGGGCCTGGAGCCAGCTGCACGGGACCAGCCAATGGTTCGTGGAATTGATCTTCATTCGCTGCCAGTGTACCTCCCGTCGACTGATCTGGAGGAACAGGACGCCCTGTCTTCTGTGCCTGTCATCAACGCCGCGAGTGCGAGGCTTTCGGAAACAG CAGGTCCACCTACATTGCCGCAGAGGCCTCGGCTGTCCATGGGAGCCGGTGCGGGGTCGCCATCGGGGGCCCTGCGGCACCAGTGTCGCTTCTGCCCATACGCAACGCGGCACCGGGGCAGCCTGGTGCTGCACGAGCGGGTGCACACGGGCGAGCGGCCGTTTCGGTGCCACCTGTGCAGTCGTGGTTTCGCGCACCGTTCGCACGTTGTGCGCCACTTGCGCACGCACACCGGCGAGCGGCCCTTCCGGTGCCCGCTCTGCCCGGCCGCCTTTTCGCAGCGCAGCAACGTAAAGGTGCACCTGCGCTCGCACGGCCTGGACGTTGGCAGCAATCGTCAGACGCAGCTGGCCGACACCAACGGCGCAACGCAGCAGGCACCCACGCTACACCTCTGA
- the LOC142592603 gene encoding uncharacterized protein LOC142592603 isoform X2: protein MLYCSAFVMGVGILLHLQLINFFFSKLQGLGLEPAARDQPMVRGIDLHSLPVYLPSTDLEEQDALSSVPVINAASARLSETGPPTLPQRPRLSMGAGAGSPSGALRHQCRFCPYATRHRGSLVLHERVHTGERPFRCHLCSRGFAHRSHVVRHLRTHTGERPFRCPLCPAAFSQRSNVKVHLRSHGLDVGSNRQTQLADTNGATQQAPTLHL from the exons ATGCTATATTGCTCAGCTTTTGTGATGGGGGTTGGCATACTCCTGCATTTGCAacttataaacttttttttttccaaacttCAAGGATTGGGCCTGGAGCCAGCTGCACGGGACCAGCCAATGGTTCGTGGAATTGATCTTCATTCGCTGCCAGTGTACCTCCCGTCGACTGATCTGGAGGAACAGGACGCCCTGTCTTCTGTGCCTGTCATCAACGCCGCGAGTGCGAGGCTTTCGGAAACAG GTCCACCTACATTGCCGCAGAGGCCTCGGCTGTCCATGGGAGCCGGTGCGGGGTCGCCATCGGGGGCCCTGCGGCACCAGTGTCGCTTCTGCCCATACGCAACGCGGCACCGGGGCAGCCTGGTGCTGCACGAGCGGGTGCACACGGGCGAGCGGCCGTTTCGGTGCCACCTGTGCAGTCGTGGTTTCGCGCACCGTTCGCACGTTGTGCGCCACTTGCGCACGCACACCGGCGAGCGGCCCTTCCGGTGCCCGCTCTGCCCGGCCGCCTTTTCGCAGCGCAGCAACGTAAAGGTGCACCTGCGCTCGCACGGCCTGGACGTTGGCAGCAATCGTCAGACGCAGCTGGCCGACACCAACGGCGCAACGCAGCAGGCACCCACGCTACACCTCTGA
- the LOC142592603 gene encoding uncharacterized protein LOC142592603 isoform X3 yields the protein MVRGIDLHSLPVYLPSTDLEEQDALSSVPVINAASARLSETAGPPTLPQRPRLSMGAGAGSPSGALRHQCRFCPYATRHRGSLVLHERVHTGERPFRCHLCSRGFAHRSHVVRHLRTHTGERPFRCPLCPAAFSQRSNVKVHLRSHGLDVGSNRQTQLADTNGATQQAPTLHL from the exons ATGGTTCGTGGAATTGATCTTCATTCGCTGCCAGTGTACCTCCCGTCGACTGATCTGGAGGAACAGGACGCCCTGTCTTCTGTGCCTGTCATCAACGCCGCGAGTGCGAGGCTTTCGGAAACAG CAGGTCCACCTACATTGCCGCAGAGGCCTCGGCTGTCCATGGGAGCCGGTGCGGGGTCGCCATCGGGGGCCCTGCGGCACCAGTGTCGCTTCTGCCCATACGCAACGCGGCACCGGGGCAGCCTGGTGCTGCACGAGCGGGTGCACACGGGCGAGCGGCCGTTTCGGTGCCACCTGTGCAGTCGTGGTTTCGCGCACCGTTCGCACGTTGTGCGCCACTTGCGCACGCACACCGGCGAGCGGCCCTTCCGGTGCCCGCTCTGCCCGGCCGCCTTTTCGCAGCGCAGCAACGTAAAGGTGCACCTGCGCTCGCACGGCCTGGACGTTGGCAGCAATCGTCAGACGCAGCTGGCCGACACCAACGGCGCAACGCAGCAGGCACCCACGCTACACCTCTGA